One window of the Anopheles cruzii chromosome 2, idAnoCruzAS_RS32_06, whole genome shotgun sequence genome contains the following:
- the LOC128278839 gene encoding chromatin-remodeling ATPase INO80 has protein sequence MFDFSAVGSERMWLKNLLLSETETESEVSDDEYVTWMLKNHLLQKKIREKYNDSPTNSQYGYYGAGLLSDSDLFPDHRRTVAGKRKCKLDHGVGKTKSIRKRMKNRKKRDDLAEKGAYPVDRRNSGATADDLEGTERLNGSMTGKRGRKMRNKTPEMMNIRRRKIWQLMAKKELGKVQRAKANNHKDTITNCRRVAVLCMRVSRQKAMQSQKLMKDTVWRAKRLTREMQVYWKRYDKVERETKRRMEREAEEQRKIDVEIVEAKRQQRKLNFLITQTELYAHFMSRKLGNVSAEEQLKILSQLDEESNPRLSAIDNYDCERMKQLAQVNASEAFRHERARTHQFDTASDAATPQSTNVEQKGIAELPQPSMFRGRLKGYQLKGMAWLANLYNQGISGILADEMGLGKTVQSIAFLCHIAEHYGVWGPFLVISPASTLHNWQQEMQRFVPEFKVVPYWGSPNERKILRQFWEQKHLHTKDASFHVVITSYQLVVSDYKYFNRIKWQYMVLDEAQAIKSSNSMRWKLLLGFNCRNRLLLSGTPIQNSMAELWALLHFIMPTLFDSHDEFNEWFSKDIESHAENKTGIDEKQISRLHMILKPFMLRRIKKDVENELSDKIEIMVYCPLTTRQKLLYVALKKEICIEDLLHLTTVAGGSAGEGQSIDRNFTSNLMNLVMQFRKVCNHPELFERRDVRSPFCMNWSYELAMRPIFHRYLLLDCSVPSKRHWMHNRWYIFKALQSKPVSFVKGSSNLRNVCGAFYDDWCTAFSCARLAGGLSPNEVEQLARRNEFGPIYHLLKEYKHWLQVLHFQWVWSGRNRSWNNARYMLMQPSAERWTSQHFPWTTMGQLLFTVPRNGCLPLTPVYTYRNHVLHAMPETLDHRIMRSRKQQPAGQPVLLMAEFAHLPTRIKPTVLKDQPTAVPRFLCGLYAKVFSMSENCITLLKSVDFQSSLGNLDKHSETSRAASRKQQLNDHVQASYPPHGWSNIIIPDKQTLVSDAGKLAVLDSLLGRLKEQGHRVLIYSQMTKMIDLLEEYMWHRKHRYMRLDGSSKISARRDMVADFQNRADIFVFLLSTRAGGLGINLTAADTVIFYDSDWNPTVDQQAMDRAHRLGQTKQVTVYRLICKGTIEERILQRAREKSEIQRMVINGDNFKPDTLKPKEVVSLLLDDEEIELKYRLKTEERRIMEDSSVKSAKDRERKLKQTPLVSYGKESKPSNKFSDAGRRALEPTMADGTTIGNACFGEFAAPSPAQSERSSLSENTRPYDALDDSSNEGTTMSFDSVRDRGIKARQMVRGSSKRGRPRGSRRGAVAVIGSGRATVVEQPSSELDPSNPTVSPASTSLPATNSVASQLRRGPGRPRLKAKGPSNQGNRFHARQTIRIRKPIGPLMVPLGGAQSTPSSLPLNPIHSKLVPASSRLSSSTADSEKHVNPAKYRTGSTAPQPSTNVTSGVSQDDVASSP, from the exons ATGTTCGATTTCAGCGCTGTCGGTAGCGAGCGTATGTGGCTGAAGAATTTACTGCTttccgaaacggaaaccgaaagcgaagTGTCCGACGATGAGTACGTTACATGGATGCTCAAAAACCACCTGCTTCAAAAAAAGATCCGGGAAAAGTATAATGACTCGCCTACC aACTCACAGTACGGTTACTATGGGGCTGGTTTGCTGTCGGACAGTGACCTCTTTCCTGACCAtcgccgaacggtggccggtAAACGTAAATGTAAGCTGGACCATGGAGTAGGCAAAACGAAAAGCATTCGAAAGAGGAtgaaaaatcgcaaaaaacGGGACGATCTCGCCGAAAAGGGAGCGTATCCGGTGGACCGTCGGAACTCTGGCGCCACAGCTGATG ACTTGGAGGGCACTGAGAGACTCAATGGATCGATGACTGGCAAGCGTGGACGGAAGATGCGCAACAAAACGCCGGAAATGATGAATATTAGGCGGCGCAAAATATGGCAACTGATGGCGAAAAAGGAGCTCGGTAAGGTGCAGCGGGCGAAAGCGAACAACCACAAGGACACGATCACCAACTGCCGAAGGGTGGCGGTCCTGTGCATGCGCGTCTCGCGACAGAAGGCAATGCAGTCGCAGAAGCTGATGAAAGATACCGTTTGGCGGGCGAAACGGTTGACTCGCGAGATGCAGGTGTACTGGAAGCGGTACGATAAAGTCGAACGCGAAACAAAGCGCCGTATGGAGCGCGAGGCAGAGGAACAGCGAAAGATTGACGTGGAAATAGTAGAAGCTAAGCGACAGCAGCGAAAGCTTAATTTCCTCATCACGCAAACGGAACTGTACGCGCATTTTATGTCACGCAAACTGGGCAACGTGTCGGCAGAAGAGCAGCTGAAGATTCTATCGCAGCTCGACGAAGAAAGCAACCCGCGCTTATCGGCCATCGACAACTACGATTGTGAACGCATGAAACAGTTGGCTCAGGTGAACGCCAGTGAAGCGTTTCGACATGAGCGAGCACGTACGCACCAATTCG ATACTGCTAGTGATGCGGCCACCCCGCAATCCACCAATGTGGAGCAAAAGGGAATCGCTGAGCTACCGCAACCATCCATGTTCCGTGGCCGGCTGAAGGGATATCAGCTCAAGGGCATGGCTTGGTTGGCAAACCTCTATAACCAAGGTATCAGCGGCATTCTTGCCGATGAGATGGGGCTCGGCAAAACCGTGCAATCTATTGCTTTTCTGTGTCACATCGCCGAGCACTACGGTGTGTGGGGGCCGTTTCTGGTCATTTCACCAGCCTCGACTCTTCACAACTGGCAGCAGGAGATGCAGCGGTTCGTGCCCGAATTCAAAGTCGTTCCGTACTGGGGCTCACCGAATGAGCGCAAAATTTTGCGCCAATTCTGGGAACAGAAGCACTTGCACACGAAAGACGCCAGTTTCCACGTGGTTATCACTAGCTACCAGCTGGTGGTGTCCGACTATAAGTACTTCAATCGCATCAAGTGGCAGTACATGGTGCTGGACGAGGCGCAAGCCATCAAGAGCTCGAACTCGATGCGttggaagctgctgctggggttcAACTGCCGGAACCGCCTGCTGCTGAGTGGCACTCCCATTCAGAACAGCATGGCCGAACTGTGGGCCCTGTTGCACTTTATCATGCCCACACTGTTCGACTCACACGACGAGTTTAACGAATGGTTCTCGAAGGACATCGAAAGTCacgcggaaaacaaaaccggtaTAGACGAAA AACAAATCTCGCGCCTGCATATGATATTGAAGCCGTTCATGCTGCGGCGCATTAAGAAGGATGTCGAGAACGAGCTCTCGGACAAGATTGAAATCATGGTGTACTGTCCTCTGACAACGCGACAGAAGCTGTTGTACGTTGCTTTGAAGAAGGAAATTTGCATCGAGGATTTGCTACACCTCACCACCGTTGCGGGTGGCAGTGCCGGCGAGGGACAGTCGATTGATCGTAACTTCACGTCCAATCTTATGAACCTGGTCATGCAGTTCCGCAAGGTGTGCAACCATCCGGAGCTATTCGAGCGACGTGACGTCCGCAGTCCATTCTGCATGAACTGGAGCTATGAGCTGGCGATGCGACCCATATTCCATCGGTACCTTTTGCTAGATTGTAGCGTTCCGAGTAAACGCCACTGGATGCATAACCGATGGTACATCTTCAAAGCGTTGCAGTCAAAACCTGTATCGTTCGTGAAGGGCTCGTCCAATCTGCGTAATGTCTGTGGAGCGTTCTACGACGACTGGTGCACTGCGTTCAGCTGTGCGCGGCTTGCGGGCGGACTGTCGCCGAACGAGGTTGAACAATTGGCACGGCGTAATGAATTCGGTCCCAT ATATCACCTGCTCAAAGAGTATAAACATTGGCTACAAGTTTTACATTTCCAGTGGGTGTGGAGTGGAAGAAACCGTAGTTGGAACAACGCACGGTACATGCTGATGCAGCCTTCAGCCGAAAGGTGGACATCACAACATTTTCCCTGGACAACGATGGGACAGTTATTGTTCACCGTTCCCCGCAACGGATGCCTACCGCTCACTCCCGTCTACACTTACCGAAACCACGTGCTACATGCGATGCCAGAAACGCTGGATCATCGTATAATGCGGAGTCGAAAGCAACAACCCGCAGGCCAGCCGGTGCTGTTAATGGCTGAGTTTGCTCATTTACCAACACGCATCAAACCGACCGTGTTGAAGGACCAGCCTACAGCTGTGCCCAGATTTCTATGCGGACTTTACGCGAAGGTCTTCAGTATGTCTGAAAATTGTATAACATTGCTGAAAAGCGTTGACTTCCAATCGTCGTTGGGCAATCTGGACAAACACAGTGAAACATCCAGAGCGGCATCACGCAAACAACAGCTCAACGATCATGTGCAAGCGTCGTACCCACCGCACGGATGGTCGAATATTATCATTCCAGACAAACAGACACTGGTGTCGGATGCCGGCAAGCTGGCCGTTCTCGATTCCTTGCTGGGGCGGCTCAAAGAGCAAGGTCACCGTGTTCTCATTTATTCGCAGATGACCAAAATGATCGATTTACTAGAG GAATATATGTGGCACCGAAAACATCGTTATATGCGGTTAGATGGGTCGAGCAAAATTTCCGCCCGTCGTGATATGGTGGCAGACTTTCAAAATAGGGCCGACATCTTCGTCTTTCTTCTGTCAACCCGCGCCGGCGGTTTAGGCATCAATCTAACGGCGGCGGATACT GTGATATTTTACGATTCCGACTGGAATCCAACCGTCGATCAGCAAGCCATGGATCGTGCCCATCGCCTCGGCCAAACTAAGCAGGTCACCGTGTACCGACTTATCTGTAAAGGCACGATTGAGGAGCGAATATTGCAACGAGCGCGTGAGAAAAGCGAA ATACAACGTATGGTTATTAATGGTGACAACTTTAAGCCGGACACACTGAAACCAAAAGAGGTCGTGTCACTGCTGCTCGACGACGAAGAAATTGAACTAAAGT ATCGGTTAAAAACGGAGGAACGTCGAATAATGGAGGACTCTTCTGTTAAAAGCGCGAAAGATCGCGAgcgaaaactgaaacaaaccCCGTTAGTGTCGTACGGCAAGGAGAGTAAACCCAGCAACAAATTCTCGGACGCTGGAAGACGGGCGCTGGAACCAACAATGGCAGATGGTACTACCATAGGCAATGCATGTTTTGGCGAGTTCGCGGCACCAAGCCCGGCTCAGAGCGAACGCTCGAGTCTGAGCGAAAACACTAGGCCTTACGATGCGTTGGACGATTCCAGCAATGAAG GTACCACCATGTCATTCGATAGCGTGCGTGATCGTGGCATTAAAGCTCGCCAGATGGTGCGTGGCAGTAGCAAACGGGGTCGTCCGCGTGGCTCTCGGAGgggtgccgttgccgttaTCGGTTCCGGTAGAGCTACAGTGGTGGAACAGCCATCATCAGAATTAG ACCCGTCGAATCCTACCGTGTCACCGGCGTCAACGTCGTTGCCAGCTACGAATAGTGTGGCGTCACAACTAAGACGTGGACCGGGCCGACCACGACTGAAGGCGAAAGGTCCAAGTAATCAAGGCAACCGCTTTCACGCACGCCAAACGATTCGAATACGTAAACCGATCGGTCCACTAATGGTACCGTTAGGAGGTGCGCAATCGACACCATCATCCTTACCACTGAATCCGATACACTCAAAACTGGTTCCTGCGTCGTCAAGGCTTTCGTCTAGCACGGCAGATTCTGAAAAGCACGTTAATCCTGCCAAGTACAGGACAGGATCCACTGCCCCGCAACCTTCAACAAATGTAACATCTGGTGTTAGTCAGGATGACGTAGCATCTTCCCCTTGA
- the LOC128278840 gene encoding metabotropic glutamate receptor 2-like, translated as MTNTLCIVGTLLIVCFIEVIVSHEVYDRFEHSLHGGHSGQNHQQHHQYNSNNRNCRMNGYCGRQVKFYAKKHHSRRNGVGGHHFRSHTIGIKHKRHYGSQHQRNASATVATNQPVWSNGPIDVQQRYPPEHQYAQLMIDDEQHHGGVGTTSAMKQPKHGIAVWPVKREAIMEGDLILGGLMMVHSREDSVTCGPIMPQGGIQALETMLYTLDKINEQGLLPNVTIGAHILDDCDKDTYGLEMAVDFIKGSISNIDDINDYDNCSKSHKKKIISGVVGAASSVTSIQVANLLRLFKIPQVSFFSTSPELSNKQRFEYFSRTIPSDHYQVKAIVDIVQKLGWSYISIIYEESNYGIKAFEELDDLLAKHSICIAVKEKLVKDSGVADTIAYDNIVLKLLTKPRAKGVIIFGSDQEVAEVMRAIRRQNVTGVFSWIGSDGWSARNLVSDGNEAEVEGTLSVQPQANPVIGFEEYFLNLTAANNKRNPWFVEFWEHNFQCKYPHSPYTPYNKNYKTFCSTTERISKGNLDFEDQLQFVSDAVMAFGYAFKNMHNELCGGKPGLCDSMNPTKGLELLKYLRKADFIGLSGDRFNFDGNGDGPARYNIIHFKQVAPERYKWIKVGEYYQGELRLNMQDIQFRTKDTLPPESVCSRPCERGQAKKYVEGEGCCWHCFNCTQYQIRSPNDETHCVNCPRGTLPDIYHEECQQIPESYLRPESIYAIGAMTFSSFGILITFFVIGVFFKHNDTPIVRASGRELSYVLLSGILLCYGVTFTLVIKPNDIACGVQRFWSGFSFTVVYGSLLTKTNRIARIFNASTKSAKRPSFISPHSQLVICGILVSFQILINAVWMIVSPAHAMHYYPTREDNLLVCNSYTDASYMIAFFYPIFLIVICTVYAVLTRKTPEAFNESKYIGFTMYTTCVIWLAFIPLYFGTSNNVQLRIFSMSVTISLSATVTLVCLFSPKLYIILIRPERNVRQSMMPIRYSTINKTTGSAQSSVMAAVIVTAATCNENEKIKSVSNENIPASY; from the exons ATGACCAACACGTTGTGCATCGTTGGCACgcttttaattgtttgttttatcgaGGTGATCGTGTCTCATGAAGTATACGATCGTTTTGAGCACAGCCTGCACGGAGGCCACAGCGGACAAAATcaccaacagcaccatcagtacaacagcaacaaccgcaaCTGTCGGATGAACGGCTATTGTGGCCGACAGGTTAAGTTTTACGCCAAAAAACATCACTCCCGAAGAAACGGTGTTGGTGGTCACCATTTTCGATCGCACACGATTGGAATCAAACATAAGCGTCACTACGGAAGCCAACACCAAAGGAACGCTTCCGCCACAGTCGCCACGAACCAGCCAGTTTGGTCCAACGGGCCAATCGACGTCCAGCAGCGGTACCCGCCGGAGCACCAGTATGCCCAACTCATGATCGATGATGAGCAGCATCACGGCGGTGTGGGGACAACGTCCGCCATGAAGCAGCCGAAACATGGCATTGCGGTATGGCCTGTGAAACGGGAAGCCATCATGGAAGGCGATCTAATACTCGGAGGACTGATGATGGTGCACTCACGCGAAGATTCCGTCACGTGTGGACCTATCATGCCACAAGGTGGCATTCAGGCGCTGGAAACGATGCTCTATACGCTGGACAAAATTAACGAGCAGGGTTTGCTGCCGAACGTTACGATCGGGGCACACATTCTCGATGACTGCGACAAGGACACTTACGGTCTGGAGATGGCGGTCGACTTTATCAAAGGTTCCATTAGCAATATCGATGACATCAATGATTACGACAACTGTAGCAAAAGTCATAAGAAGAAAATTATATCCGGTGTGGTTGGCGCTGCATCGTCCGTCACCTCTATACAGGTAGCCAATTTGCTGCGATTATTTAAAATACCTCAG gtttcctttttctcgaCTAGTCCAGAGCTGAGCAACAAGCAAAGATTCGAATATTTTTCCCGTACCATACCTTCCGATCACTATCAAGTTAAGGCCATAGTAGATATTGTTCAGAAGTTGGGCTGGAGCTATATTTCCATTATTTATGAAGAGAGTAATTACGGTATTAAG GCATTTGAAGAACTGGATGATCTTCTAGCTAAACATAGTATCTGCATAgcagtaaaagaaaaactcgtTAAAGATTCAGGTGTTGCTGATACGATAGCCTACGATAATATAGTACTGAAGCTGTTAACCAAACCACGTGCTAAAG GTGTTATTATCTTTGGGTCTGACCAAGAGGTCGCGGAAGTGATGCGAGCAATTCGTCGTCAAAATGTTACAGGGGTTTTTTCATGGATAGGTTCGGATGGCTGGAGCGCACGAAATCTGGTATCGGACGGTAATGAGGCGGAGGTAGAGGGAACACTGTCCGTTCAACCACAGGCAAATCCTGTGATTGGATTTGAAGAATACTTTCTCAACCTTACCGCAGCCAACAATAAGCGTAACCCATGGTTCGTAG AATTTTGGGAGCACAATTTCCAGTGTAAATACCCTCACTCTCCTTACACTCCGTACAATAAAAATTACAAGACCTTCTGCTCTACGACGGAAAGGATTTCCAAAGGAAATCTCGATTTCGAGGATCAGTTACAGTTCGTTAGCGACGCAGTCATGGCATTTGGCTACGCTTTCAA AAATATGCACAACGAGCTATGCGGTGGTAAACCTGGACTTTGCGATTCCATGAATCCAACCAAGGGGCTGGAGCTGTTGAAGTACTTGCGGAAGGCAGATTTTATCGGGCTCAGTGGAGATCGGTTCAATTTCGACGGAAACGGTGATGGTCCTGCGCGGTACAATATTATCCACTTCAAGCAAGTTGCTCCGGAACGGTACAAGTGGATAAAAGTTGGCGAATATTACCAGGGTGAATTGCGCTTAAATATGCAGG ATATACAATTTAGAACTAAGGATACACTACCGCCGGAATCAGTGTGCAGCAGGCCCTGCGAACGAGGACAGGCCAAGAAGTACGTGGAAGGCGAAGGCTGCTGTTGGCACTGCTTTAACTGTACGCAGTATCAG ATTCGAAGTCCGAACGACGAAACGCACTGTGTTAATTGCCCTAGAGGAACGTTACCGGATATCTACCACGAAGAGTGTCAACAAATACCGGAATCGTATCTCCGGCCGGAATCGATCTACGCCATTGGTGCCATGACGTTCAGTTCCTTCGGAATACTGATAACATTCTTTGTgattggtgttttttttaa GCACAACGACACACCAATCGTCAGAGCGTCGGGGCGAGAGCTGAGCTACGTGCTGCTCAGTGGCATCCTACTCTGCTACGGAGTAACTTTTACGCTCGTGATAAAGCCGAACGATATTGCCTGTGGAGTGCAAAG ATTTTGGTCAGGATTTTCCTTCACGGTGGTCTATGGGTCGCTACTTACGAAAACCAACCGTATCGCACGCATCTTTAATGCAAGCACTAAGTCAGCGAAACGCCCTTCCTTTATCAGTCCACACTCCCAGCTGGTTATCTGCGGTATACTGGTTTCTTTTCAG ATCCTCATCAATGCTGTGTGGATGATAGTATCGCCCGCACATGCGATGCATTACTATCCAACCAGAGAGGACAACCTGCTGGTTTGCAATTCCTACACAGACGCGTCGTACATGATAGCGTTCTTTTACCCAATCTTTCTAATCGTAATTTGCACAGTATACGCTGTACTGACGCGAAAAACTCCGGAAGCATTCAACGAGTCCAAGTATATCG GTTTCACGATGTACACAACTTGCGTTATTTGGTTAGCATTTATTCCACTATACTTCGGTACGTCGAACAACGTTCAGCTGAGAATATTTTCCATGTCCGTTACTATAAGTTTGTCAGCCACGGTAACGCTTGTGTGCTTGTTTTCGCCAAAG TTGTACATTATCTTGATTCGTCCAGAACGAAACGTACGACAAAGTATGATGCCCATTCGGTACAgcacaataaacaaaacgacCGGATCGGCGCAATCGTCGGTTATGGCGGCGGTGATAGTAACGGCGGCCACGTGTAACGAAAACGAGAAGATCAAGAGTGTCTCGAACGAAAATATTCCAGCGTCCTACTGA
- the LOC128278838 gene encoding nonsense-mediated mRNA decay factor SMG9, protein MNSKQQPKILIKTRESNDPSSSGSKRTPTILKATAPSNAAPHGQQTQKSGTKIETKQQTKNVPPTAAPTDPYCFTPMDRSVVLLKNHNALNYRTLDFLHDTNQDYVVVGVIGGQGVGKSTVLNMVNRNLYSKKSKETPDNVFPVHEKLTIFGENEVRMYITEDRLILLDSTEPLISHTRKDFIQHEQEELKRMMILLRLCHVILIVQEEWYNIRLMRTLMWAEMMSQFNPSTHQRKLVFIKNKVVPHCQASECRARMLRLYKNMFDGTKIFSTTHRGRDADHSKGNPEVLNFVELPLLEKGDVAAEMSQNLKDRLLYLRNLVYGGRPAIMANNCSEKAWGQALVKLVDGQDGNLFNDRYEKLKDKYNLHNHIKIMDHPYRDASGGHHIE, encoded by the exons ATGAACAGCAAGCAACAGCCGAAAATTTTGATTAAAACGCGAGAAAGTAATGATCCATCATCGTCCGGATCGAAGCGAACGCCGACTATCCTAAAGGCAACAGCACCGAGTAACGCCGCTCCCCATGGACAGCAAACCCAAAAGAGTGGCACGAAGATAGAAACCaagcagcaaacgaaaaatgtaCCTCCGACAGCAGCCCCGACGGATCCGTACTGTTTTACTCCGATGGATCGTTCGGTGGTGCTACTAAAGAATCACAACGCGCTCAACTATCGTACGCTAGACTTTCTGCACGATACTAATCAAGATTACGTGGTGGTTGGCGTAATCGGAGGGCAAGGAGTCGGAAAATCGACCGTCCTGAACATGGTTAACCGAAACCTGTATTCCAAAAAGTCCAAGGAAACCCCGGACAACGTGTTTCCCGTCCATGAGAAGCTAACTATTTTCGGAGAAAACGAAG TGCGGATGTACATTACGGAAGATCGTCTTATACTGCTGGACAGCACGGAGCCTCTCATAAGTCACACACGAAAGGACTTTATTCAACATGAACAGGAAGAGCTTAAAAGAATGATGATTCTTCTTCGGCTCTGTCACGTTATTTTGATTGTACAAGAGGAATGGTACAATATTCGCCTCATGCGTACCCTTATGTGGGCCGAAATGATGAGTCAATTCAACCCGTCAACCCATCAAAGGAAACTTGTTTTCATCAAAAACAAGGTTGTTCCACACTGCCAAGCATCTGAATGCCGAGCAAGAATGTTGCGTTTGTATAAGAACATGTTCGATGGCACGAAGATCTTCTCCACTACACACCGGGGCAGAGACGCGGATCACAGCAAAGGCAATCCAGAAGTTCTAAACTTTGTTGAACTTCCCCTGCTAGAAAAAGGAG ATGTCGCCGCAGAGATGAGTCAAAACCTCAAGGATAGGTTACTTTACTTGCGCAACCTTGTGTAcggcggccgaccggcgaTTATGGCCAACAACTGTTCCGAAAAAGCTTGGGGGCAAGCGTTAGTAAAATTGGTGGATGGGCAGGATGGAAATTTGTTCAACGATAGATACGAAAAGCTGAAGGACAAATACAATCTGCACAATCATATCAAAATTATGGACCATCCGTACAGAGACGCGTCAGGAGGCCACCATATTGAATAA